A window from Solanum stenotomum isolate F172 chromosome 5, ASM1918654v1, whole genome shotgun sequence encodes these proteins:
- the LOC125864582 gene encoding coatomer subunit beta-1: MEKSCSLLIHFDKGTPALANEIKEALEGSDVPAKVDAMKKAVMLLLNGETLPQLFITIIRYVLPSEDHTIQKLLLLYLEIIEKTDSKGRVLPEMILICQNLRNNLQHPNEYIRGVTLRFLCRLNEVDIIEPLIPSIMSNLEHRHPYVRRNAILAVMAVYKLPQGEQLLADAPEKIENVLTTEQDPSAKRNAFLMLFQCAQERAINYLLTHVDRVSDWGDLLQMVVLDLVRKVCRTNKGEKGKYIKIIISLLSAPSAAVVYECAGTLVSLSSAPTAIRAAANTYCQLLQSQSDNNVKLIVLDRLNELKSSHREIMVDMIMDVLRALSSPNLDIRRKTLDIVLELITPRNINEVVLTLKKEVMKTQSGELEKNGEYRQMLIQAIHSCAVKFPEVASTVVHLLMDFLGDNNVASAIDVVVFVREIIETNPKLRVSIVTRLLDTFYQIRAARVCSCALWIIGEYCISLSEVESGIATIKQCLGDLPFYSASEEGEANDSSKKSQQINSTTVSSRRPAVLADGTYATQSAASETAFSPPTVVQGSLTAGNLRSLLLTGDFFLGAVVACTLTKLILRLEEVQPSKVEVNKATTNALLIIVSMIQLGQSSALPHPIDNDSYDRMVLCVRLLCNTGNEVRKIWLNSCHESFVKMLSDKQMRETEEIKAKAQISHSQPDDLIDFYHLKSRRGMSQLELEDAVQDDLKRATGEFVKDETDANKLNRVLQLTGFSDPVYAEAYVTVHHYDIVLDVTVINRTKETLQNLCLELATMGDLKLVERPQNYTLAPESSKQIKANIKVSSTETGVIFGNIVYETSNVFDRMVVVLNDIHIDIMDYISPAVCSDAAFRTMWAEFEWENKVAVNTVIQDEKDFLDHIIKSTNMKCLTALSALEGECGFLAANLYAKSVFGEDALVNVSIEKQADSKLSGYIRIRSKTQGIALSLGDKITLKQKGGS; the protein is encoded by the exons ATGGAGAAGTCCTGTTCTTTGCTGATTCACTTTGATAAGGGCACTCCAGCCCTTGCCAATGAGATCAAGGAAGCTCTTGAAGGGAGCGATGTTCCTGCCAAGGTTGATGCCATGAAGAAAGCTGTCATGCTTTTGTTGAATGGCGAAACTCTACCCCAACtgtttattactattattagatATGTCTTGCCCTCTGAAGATCACACGATTCAAAAGCTGCTGCTTCTGTATTTGGAGATTATCGAGAAGACCGATTCTAAGGGGCGTGTGCTTCCTGAAATGATCCTAATTTGCCAGAACTTGAGGAATAATTTGCAGCATCCAAATGAGTACATTCGTGGAGTTACTTTGAGATTCCTTTGCCGGCTAAATGAGGTTGATATAATTGAACCTCTGATTCCATCTATTATGAGCAACTTGGAGCACCGGCATCCGTATGTTCGCCGGAATGCAATACTTGCTGTGATGGCTGTTTACAAGCTTCCACAGGGTGAGCAACTTCTGGCAGATGCACCAGAAAAGATTGAGAATGTTCTTACCACAGAGCAGGATCCGTCAGCTAAAAGGAATGCATTTTTGATGCTTTTCCAATGTGCTCAGGAACGTGCTATCAATTACCTCTTGACCCATGTTGATAGAGTATCTGATTGGGGTGACTTACTTCAAATGGTTGTCTTGGATTTGGTCCGAAAAGTTTGCAGGACAAACAAAGGGGAGAAAGGGAAGTACATCAAGATAATTATATCACTGCTCAGTGCCCCTTCTGCTGCTGTTGTCTATGAATGTGCTGGAACTCTTGTTTCTTTGTCTTCTGCCCCAACTGCTATAAGAGCTGCAGCCAATACCTATTGTCAACTTCTACAGTCTCAGAGTGACAACAATGTGAAGCTTATCGTGCTTGATAGACTGAATGAATTGAAATCTTCTCATAGGGAGATCATGGTTGATATGATAATGGATGTCCTCAGAGCGCTTTCAAGCCCTAATCTTGACATCAGGAGAAAAACACTTGACATTGTTCTTGAGTTGATCACCCCCCGGAATATCAATGAGGTTGTTCTCACACTTAAGAAAGAAGTCATGAAAACCCAGAGCGGTGAACTTGAGAAGAATGGTGAGTACCGTCAAATGCTTATCCAAGCCATTCATTCATGTGCTGTGAAGTTTCCAGAAGTCGCAAGCACAGTAGTCCATCTGTTGATGGACTTCTTGGGAGATAACAATGTCGCGTCTGCAATTGATGTGGTTGTTTTTGTCCGTGAGATTATTGAAACAAATCCAAAATTAAGGGTTTCCATTGTTACAAGACTACTGGATACTTTCTACCAAATTCGTGCTGCACGTGTTTGTTCATGTGCCCTTTGGATTATTGGAGAGTATTGTATATCTCTTTCTGAAGTTGAGAGTGGCATTGCAACTATCAAACAGTGCCTTGGAGACCTACCATTTTATTCAGCTTCTGAGGAAGGCGAAGCTAATGATTCTTCGAAAAAGTCTCAGCAAATAAACTCCACTACTGTTTCATCTAGAAGACCTGCTGTCCTTGCTGATGGGACCTATGCTACTCAAAGTGCTGCCTCTGAAACTGCGTTTTCACCCCCTACAGTTGTTCAAGGATCTTTGACCGCTGGAAATCTGAGATCCCTCCTGCTAACTGGTGATTTCTTCCTTGGGGCAGTTGTTGCTTGCACCCTGACTAAGCTCATTTTGAGATTGGAAGAAGTCCAACCATCCAAAGTTGAAGTGAACAAAGCCACAACTAATGCTTTACTGATCATTGTCTCAATGATACAGCTAGGGCAGTCTTCAGCTCTTCCACACCCAATTGATAATGATTCCTATGATAGGATGGTTCTGTGTGTAAGATTGCTATGTAATACTGGCAATGAGGTCAGGAAGATCTGGTTGAATTCTTGCCATGAGAGTTTTGTTAAAATGCTTTCTGATAAGCAGATGCGAGAGACAGAAGAGATCAAAGCAAAGGCTCAAATTTCTCATTCTCAGCCTGATGACCTCATTGATTTCTACCATTTGAAGAGTAGGAGG GGCATGAGTCAGCTGGAGTTGGAAGATGCAGTCCAAGATGATTTGAAGCGTGCCACTGGAGAATTTGTAAAAGACGAGACTGATGCTAATAAACTAAACCGGGTTCTGCAACTAACAGGATTTAGCGACCCTGTTTATGCTGAAGCATATGTGACAGTTCATCATTATGATATTGTCCTGGATGTGACAGTTATTAATAGAACTAAAGAGACCCTCCAGAATTTATGTTTGGAATTGGCAACTATGGGTGATCTTAAACTTGTTGAGCGTCCACAGAATTATACTCTAGCTCCTGAGTCGAGCAAACAAATAAAAGCAAACATCAAGGTGTCCTCAACTGAGACTGGCGTCATTTTTGGGAACATTGTTTATGAGACGTCGAATGTGTTTGACCGGATGGTGGTTGTGCTAAATGACATTCATATTGACATCATGGATTATATATCCCCTGCAGTGTGCAGTGATGCTGCTTTTAGAACCATGTGGGCAGAATTTGAGTGGGAAAACAAG GTTGCTGTCAACACTGTCATTCAAGATGAAAAAGATTTTCTTGACCATATAATCAAATCAACCAACATGAAGTGCCTTACTGCGCT GTCTGCTTTGGAAGGGGAATGCGGGTTTCTCGCTGCTAACTTGTATGCAAAGAGTGTGTTTGGCGAGGATGCTTTGGTGAATGTAAGCATTGAGAAACAAGCAGATAGTAAGCTGAGCGGCTACATTAGGATAAGGAGCAAAACCCAAGGAATTGCTCTTAGCTTGGGAGACAAGATAACACTCAAGCAGAAGGGAGGCAGTTGA
- the LOC125864599 gene encoding uncharacterized protein LOC125864599, producing MVEGGKGSVFPVIFFDGEREMNIGNIRIQPTLVFKPFQLMISERIGISPNQISIYLCDRKGSNNRFEDRRKMPVTGKANFAVISREKNCFFLVVMKRSKKARNRKMKSNSMEFGEFLEETVFSHLSSSENLILLRRNQTEVNQLYDRITQMELTSMNERVQNLQLQRETFDLVMQNSNPNLMHLNNPSSFPRIQDTFPTKKSLCYECANTSSNGETPTFHHCNNDAVLVGSFRSRSGPINRPAKQSL from the coding sequence ATGGTGGAGGGAGGTAAGGGATCGGTGTTTCCGGTGATATTTTTCGACGGGGAGAGGGAGATGAACATTGGCAACATCAGAATTCAACCGACGCTGGTATTCAAGCCTTTTCAGTTGATGATCAGTGAGAGAATCGGGATTTCACCGAATCAGATTTCAATTTACTTATGTGATCGTAAAGGCTCTAATAATAGGTTCGAGGATCGAAGGAAAATGCCTGTCACAGGTAAAGCGAATTTCGCTGTGATTTCTCGTGAGAAGAATTGTTTCTTCCTTGTTGTCATGAAGCGTTCTAAGAAAGCACGGAACAGGAAGATGAAGTCTAACAGCATGGAGTTCGGAGAGTTTTTGGAGGAAACTGTGTTTTCACATCTCTCTTCGTCGGAGAATCTGATTCTCCTGCGTCGAAACCAGACGGAAGTGAATCAGTTATATGATCGAATTACGCAGATGGAATTGACGAGCATGAATGAACGTGTGCAGAATCTACAGCTCCAGAGGGAAACTTTCGATCTAGTAATGCAGAATTCGAATCCGAATCTGATGCATTTGAATAATCCGAGTTCATTCCCGAGGATCCAAGATACTTTTCCGACGAAGAAATCACTCTGCTATGAATGTGCGAATACGAGCTCCAACGGCGAAACGCCGACGTTCCACCACTGCAACAACGACGCTGTGCTTGTTGGTTCGTTCAGGAGCCGTTCTGGACCGATTAATCGGCCTGCAAAACAATCTCTGTGA
- the LOC125864586 gene encoding exocyst complex component EXO70A1-like gives MASYAVVMENLKERSEFMNESMQKSQTITDNMISILGSFDHRLSALETAMRPTQIRTHSIRKAHENIDKTLKVAESILGQFDLARQTEAKILRGPHEDLESYLEAVNQLRSIVKFFSSTKGLKSSIGMINHISSLLAKSVLKLEEEFRQLLNLYSKPVEPDRLFDCLPQSLRPSTGSDSKGDGAGAKEHQRSLETVVYHPPDLIPPRILPLLHDLAQQMIQAGHQQQLYTIYNEIRSLVMEQSLKKLGVERLGKEDVQKMQWEVLEAKIGNWIHYMRISVRLLFAAEKKVSDQIFEGQDSLRDQCFAEVTGNSVAVLLSFGEAIAKSKRSPEKLFVLLDMYEIMRELQSEMDNIFGSQYCSEMREAAEVLTNRLAETAQETFVDFEEAVEKDATKTAVLDGTVHPLTSYVINYVKFLFDYQSTLKQLFGDADDGNSKDQLGVITTRILQALQSNLDGKSKQYKDPALTQLFLMNNIHYIVRSVRRSEAKDVLGDDWVQIHRRVVQQHANQYKRISWSKILQTLSVQGASPGGNSSFTGEVVSNNSGISRSTVKDRFKTFNMLFEEIHQRQSQWTVPDSELRESLRLAVAEVLLPAYRSFAKRFGPMIEGGKNPQKYIRYTPEDLERMLAEFFEGKTWKGP, from the exons ATGGCGTCTTACGCAGTGGTAATGGAGAATTTGAAAGAGAGATCAGAATTTATGAACGAATCGATGCAGAAAAGCCAAACAATTACTGATAATATGATCTCCATTCTCGGTTCCTTTGATCACCGCCTCTCCGCCCTCGAAACCGCAATGCGTCCTACTCAG ATAAGGACGCATTCAATTAGAAAAGCACATGAGAATATTGACAAGACATTGAAGGTAGCTGAATCGATATTAGGTCAATTCGATCTCGCACGCCAG ACGGAGGCCAAAATATTACGAGGGCCACATGAGGATTTGGAAAGTTATCTGGAAGCAGTTAATCAACTAAGGAGTATTGTTAAATTTTTCAGCAGTACGAAAGGCCTTAAGAGTAGTATTGGTATGATTAATCATATTTCCAGTTTACTCGCAAAGTCTGTTCTTAAGCTTGAAGAAGAGTTTCGTCAGCTTCTAAACTTGTACAG TAAACCTGTGGAACCTGATCGTCTTTTCGATTGCCTCCCCCAATCTCTGAGACCATCTACAGGATCAGATAGTAAAGGTGATGGTGCTGGAGCAAAAGAGCACCAAAGAAGTTTAGAAACAGTTGTTTACCACCCTCCGGATCTCATCCCACCTAGAATACTTCCCTTGTTACATGATTTGGCTCAGCAAATGATTCAGGCCGGTCATCAACAGCAGCTGTATACTATTTATAA TGAAATACGTTCGTTAGTCATGGAGCAGAGTCTTAAAAAACTAGGTGTGGAAAGACTTGGTAAAGAGGATGTACAGAAAATGCAGTGGGAAGTTTTAGAGGCGAAAATAGGAAACTGGATTCACTACATGAGGATATCC GTAAGGCTTTTATTTGCTGCAGAGAAGAAAGTCTCTGATCAAATTTTTGAAGGTCAGGATAGTCTTAGAGATCAATGTTTCGCAGAGGTTACTGGAAATAGTGTTGCGGTGTTGCTTAGCTTTGGAGAAGCCATTGCTAAAAGCAAACGATCGCCTGAAAAGCTATTTGTCCTTCTAGATATGTATGAGATAATGAGAGAACTTCAGTCAGAG atggataatatttttggaagCCAATATTGCAGTGAAATGCGAGAAGCTGCTGAAGTGTTGACTAATCGTCTTGCTGAGACAGCGCAAGAGACCTTTGTGGATTTTGAAGAAGCAGTAGAAAAAGATGCCACCAAGACTGCTGTTCTTGATGGAACTGTCCATCCTTTAACTAGTTATGTGATTAATTATGTTAAGTTTTTATTTGA CTATCAATCAACTCTAAAGCAACTTTTCGGAGATGCTGATGATGGTAATTCCAAAGACCAGTTGGGAGTTATAACCACAAGGATATTGCAAGCTCTTCAGAGTAACTTGGATGGGAAATCTAAGCAATACAAAGATCCTGCATTGACTCAACTATTTCTGATGAATAACATTCACTATATTGTAAGATCTGTTCGCAG GTCCGAAGCAAAGGACGTGCTTGGTGATGATTGGGTTCAAATTCATAGAAGGGTAGTCCAGCAGCATGCAAATCAGTACAAGAGGATCTCTTGGTCTAAG ATTCTGCAGACTCTGTCCGTCCAAGGAGCTTCACCAGGTGGGAATTCTTCATTTACTGGTGAAGTTGTGAGTAACAACAGTGGTATCTCAAGGTCGACGGTGAAAGATAGGTTTAAGACGTTCAACATGTTATTTGAGGAAATTCATCAGAGGCAATCTCAATGGACAGTTCCTGACAGTGAGTTGCGCGAGTCTTTAAGGCTAGCAGTTGCTGAAGTCCTATTGCCTGCCTACAGGTCTTTTGCCAAGCGTTTCGG GCCAATGATCGAGGGTGGCAAAAATCCGCAGAAGTATATCAGATACACTCCAGAAGATCTTGAACGAATGCTAGCTGAgttttttgaaggaaaaacCTGGAAAGGACCTTAA
- the LOC125864596 gene encoding uncharacterized protein LOC125864596, producing MTDSSGDDKKDEIKPVLGYPEQFSQSNRNFASPYPNPAYHYPPPYDQYPYQYPYYYYPNYQSNYYNNDNNNNNNILQPQLSNVPPPRRKIITFCRVLFCLIVILILSFSIFFVVRIWKNYAYYPSFEVVSFIVHSFNISNPTNKLTVDWEVDVSVRNSNRKVEISFEYISISLMYNLQLLESSFSAPFNVSRKSNAKFHVDSNIPNPNQVKIGGLVVNEMARDLRRGYNLLIDLRIEAKIINQGTNSRYKRELYLSCDDLILNFKNSTSLPEWDGRTNNYKSKCEYDETWWDVIWEPW from the exons ATGACAGATTCTTCAGGTGATgataaaaaagatgaaataaaacCTGTTTTAGGTTATCCTGAACAATTTTCTCAATCGAATCGTAATTTTGCCTCGCCTTATCCCAATCCTGCCTATCACTATCCTCCACCATATGATCAATATCCATATCAATACCCCTATTATTACTACCCAAATTACCAATCCAATTACTATAAcaatgacaacaacaacaataataatatcttGCAACCCCAATTATCTAACGTACCCCCTCCACGACgaaaaattataactttttgTCGTGTCCTTTTTTGCCTTATCGTCATTCTAATATTGAGTTTCAGTATTTTTTTCGTAGTTCGAATTTGGAAAAATTACGCATATTACCCTTCATTTGAGGTTGTATCATTTATTGTACATTCTTTCAACATATCAAATCCCACCAATAAGTTAACAGTGGATTGGGAAGTAGATGTGAGTGTGAGGAATTCAAATAGGAAAGTGGAAATTAGTTTTGAGTACATATCAATTAGCTTGATGTACAATCTACAACTACTCGAATCATCGTTCAGCGCGCCTTTCAATGTGTCTAGAAAAAGTAACGCTAAGTTTCATGTCGATTCTAATATTCCAAATCCAAATCAGGTGAAAATAGGAGGACTTGTGGTTAATGAAATGGCTCGAGATTTGAGAAGAGGTTACAACTTGTTAATTGATTTGAGAATAGAagctaaaataataaatcaagGTACCAATAGTCGCTACAAAAGAGAGTTGTATCTATCATGTGatgatttaattttgaatttcaagaatTCAACTAGCTTGCCAGAGTGGGATGGTAGAACAAATAATTACAAATCGAAATGCGAGTACGATGAGACATGGTG GGATGTCATATGGGAACCTTGGTGA
- the LOC125864605 gene encoding NDR1/HIN1-like protein 1, with amino-acid sequence MSVKECTHHKDKKRKLVRKLFAGILIFLFVVLLTILLVWAILQPKKPRFILQDATIFNFNVSAPNIFSTSIQITIYARNPNDKIGIYYDKMKTYANYHKQQITYYTQIPSVYQGHKDVNIWSPFVFSNNVPISPLNGPDLKEDQQNGGVWLDFKIDGRVKWRVGTITTGHYHLHVTCTAYVPFGNHPGDGGIFVGNNAVKYQLARSCDVSV; translated from the coding sequence ATGTCAGTCAAGGAGTGCACTCACCACAAAGACAAAAAACGAAAACTCGTCCGGAAACTCTTCGCCGGAATCCTCATTTTCCTCTTTGTCGTCCTCTTAACCATCTTACTAGTCTGGGCAATTCTACAACCCAAAAAACCCAGATTCATTCTCCAAGACGCTacaatcttcaatttcaacGTTTCCGCTCCCAATATCTTCTCCACTTCAATTCAAATCACTATATATGCCCGGAACCCTAACGACAAAATCGGCATTTACTACGATAAGATGAAAACATACGCGAACTaccacaaacaacaaattaCTTATTATACCCAAATTCCTTCAGTTTATCAAGGTCATAAAGACGTTAACATATGGTCGCCGTTCGTTTTCAGTAACAATGTTCCGATTTCACCTCTTAATGGACCAGATCTGAAAGAAGACCAGCAAAACGGCGGCGTTTGGCTCGATTTCAAAATTGACGGCCGTGTGAAATGGAGAGTTGGAACGATTACTACTGGGCATTATCATTTACATGTTACGTGTACGGCTTATGTACCGTTCGGAAATCATCCCGGCGACGGCGGAATTTTCGTCGGAAATAACGCTGTGAAATATCAACTTGCCCGGAGCTGTGATGTGAGTGTTTAg